From Onychostoma macrolepis isolate SWU-2019 chromosome 19, ASM1243209v1, whole genome shotgun sequence, a single genomic window includes:
- the hsd17b8 gene encoding estradiol 17-beta-dehydrogenase 8 — MAASSRLISRLTLVTGGGSGIGRAVCQRFASEGASVIVADLNEESANQTLELLSHDLRGQQHMALGVDVSSKDSVEKLVTSVQRRYFQPPSVCVNAAGITQDDFLLKMEEDDFDKVIKINLKGTFLVTQAVSKALVSAGAVKGSIITVGSIVGKVGNIGQVNYSASKAGVEGLTRTAAKELSKFGIRCNCVLPGFITTPMTDKVPEKVIDKLTAIIPVGRMGEPAEVADACAFLASDDSRYITGISIEVAGGLFIG, encoded by the exons ATGGCGGCGTCCTCGCGACTCATATCCAGGCTGACATTAGTGACAG GAGGCGGCAGTGGCATTGGCAGGGCTGTGTGTCAGAGGTTCGCCTCTGAAGGAGCTTCTGTAATAGTGGCTGACCTCAATGAAgaatcagccaatcagacgCTGGAGCTGCTGTCACATGACCTCAGAGGTCAGCAGCACATGGCCCTGGGGGTGGATGTGTCATCTAAGGACAGTGTGGAGAAACTAGTGACAAGTGTACAG CGCCGCTACTTCCAGCCtccgtctgtgtgtgtgaatgcagcCGGGATCACGCAAGATGACTTCCTTCTCAAGATGGAAGAAGATGATTTTGACAAAGTAATCAAGATTAATCTCAAG GGCACGTTTCTCGTGACTCAGGCCGTCTCGAAGGCTTTAGTTTCTGCAGGAGCTGTGAAGGGCTCCATCATCACTGTGGGCAGCATCGTGGGCAAG GTTGGGAATATCGGGCAGGTGAACTACTCCGCTTCTAAAGCCGGAGTGGAGGGACTCACTCGAACCGCTGCCAAAGAGCTGAGCAA ATTTGGCATTCGCTGCAACTGTGTCCTGCCCGGGTTCATCACTACACCCATGACAGATAAAGTACCAGAGAAAGTCATCGATAAA CTCACAGCCATCATTCCAGTGGGAAGAATGGGAGAACCTGCTG AAGTAGCTGATGCATGTGCATTTCTGGCTTCTGATGACAGTCGATATATTACTGGAATCAGCATTGAAGTTGCTG GTGGACTCTTCATTGGCTGA
- the LOC131525544 gene encoding HLA class II histocompatibility antigen, DP beta 1 chain-like, whose protein sequence is MRTLGLGLVLVGFAFCCVSSKDVYVFQDIDECEFSKEDLSDMIYTVKLVFNQKLLCIYDSRLGKYVGFDEYGIKNAEHYNNQSWKMKERKEQVETLCRANARLYIKSEARKVPPVVTVRSNSKARYGQLTTLECHAFDFYPQAINVTWLLDGSEVTGDVVSTEFMDNGDWSYQMHSYLELVLHRGVTVSCRVEHSGLEEPVLVLWDSTSLDTRFIKLAVGCSFFLIGLVVALSPAFWHYKKQHRGFTSLALH, encoded by the exons ATGAGGACACTCGGACTTGGACTTGTCCTGGTGGGCTTTGCTTTTTGTTGTGTCTCGTCTAAAG ATGTTTATGTGTTCCAGGACATCGATGAATGCGAGTTTAGCAAAGAGGATTTGTCTGACATGATCTACACAGTGAAGCTGGTCTTCAACCAAAAGCTTCTCTGCATTTATGACTCGAGGTTGGGCAAGTATGTTGGTTTCGATGAGTATGGGATCAAAAATGCTGAGCATTACAACAATCAGAGCTGGAAGATGAAAGAGCGGAAGGAGCAGGTGGAAACACTGTGTAGAGCTAATGCCAGACTTTATATCAAAAGTGAAGCAAGAAAGG TGCCGCCCGTTGTTACGGTACGCTCCAATAGTAAGGCTCGTTACGGTCAGCTGACCACGCTGGAGTGCCATGCGTTCGATTTCTACCCCCAGGCCATCAACGTCACCTGGCTGCTGGACGGATCAGAGGTCACTGGAGACGTGGTCTCTACTGAATTCATGGATAATGGCGACTGGAGCTACCAGATGCACTCATACCTGGAGCTGGTGCTTCACAGAGGAGTGACGGTGAGCTGCCGAGTGGAGCACAGCGGTCTGGAGGAGCCTGTCCTCGTTCTGTGGG ACTCCACCTCTCTCGATACCAGATTCATAAAGTTAGCTGTGGGTTGCTCTTTTTTCCTTATCGGCCTTGTCGTGGCTCTTTCTCCTGCATTCTGGCACTACAAGAAACAGCACAGAG GTTTTACCTCTCTTGCCCTCCATTGA